A single Nitrosospira multiformis ATCC 25196 DNA region contains:
- a CDS encoding EpsD family peptidyl-prolyl cis-trans isomerase, translating into MAQQIDHMKMNRQKFITPLLLPLLVLGLAACDKKESSQPASQVAAKVNSGEISVHQLNYVLARATRNSANSPENASRIRREVLDRLVDQELAVEQAINKKLDRSPEVLMALDNARREILARAYLEQITAATPKPTVEEAKTYYSEHPQLFAERRIYNIQEIVLPSSAGVADELREMLDSGKPMEDIAKWLKGKDIKFAAGSATRSAEQIPLEILPKIHPLKPGQGLLIQGPQSITLMRIAAAQTAPITEAAALPRIQQFLGNQRAAEAARGEIKALKAKANITYMGEFAVPDKNASGGENSVSSVASARDSSSPQADNPGLEKGAAGLLR; encoded by the coding sequence ATGGCTCAACAAATTGATCATATGAAAATGAATCGTCAGAAATTCATAACGCCACTATTACTTCCGTTGCTTGTTTTAGGACTCGCAGCCTGCGACAAAAAAGAATCCTCACAACCGGCCAGCCAGGTAGCGGCCAAAGTAAATTCCGGCGAAATATCCGTGCATCAACTCAATTATGTTCTGGCCAGAGCCACGCGCAATAGCGCAAATTCTCCGGAAAATGCATCCAGGATTCGCCGGGAAGTTCTTGATCGCCTGGTCGATCAGGAACTTGCGGTAGAACAGGCTATCAATAAAAAACTTGACCGTTCGCCGGAAGTTCTCATGGCCCTGGATAATGCACGTAGAGAGATTCTTGCACGTGCCTATCTCGAGCAGATCACTGCGGCTACTCCAAAGCCAACCGTCGAAGAAGCAAAAACCTACTATTCGGAACATCCACAGCTTTTCGCGGAACGGCGCATTTATAACATACAGGAAATTGTGCTTCCTTCATCAGCCGGCGTCGCGGACGAGCTGCGGGAAATGCTCGACTCAGGCAAACCCATGGAAGACATTGCGAAGTGGCTCAAAGGCAAGGACATAAAGTTTGCCGCTGGCAGCGCAACACGTTCCGCCGAGCAGATTCCCCTTGAGATCCTGCCCAAGATACATCCGCTGAAACCCGGCCAGGGCTTGCTCATCCAGGGTCCGCAATCGATTACCCTCATGCGGATCGCTGCCGCACAAACGGCGCCGATTACCGAAGCAGCAGCGTTGCCGCGCATCCAGCAGTTTCTTGGAAATCAGCGCGCGGCGGAAGCCGCCCGGGGGGAAATAAAGGCTCTCAAGGCAAAAGCCAATATCACCTACATGGGCGAATTCGCTGTTCCGGATAAAAATGCATCCGGGGGAGAAAATTCCGTTTCGTCAGTCGCCAGTGCTAGGGATTCAAGTTCGCCCCAAGCCGATAATCCCGGCCTTGAAAAGGGTGCGGCGGGTTTGTTGAGATAA
- the epsL gene encoding XrtB/PEP-CTERM-associated polysaccharide biosynthesis outer membrane protein EpsL, which produces MAQQTTPHPPRMVPDKTFSVTAGTTFTYDSNVFRLSPLVNPIALTGQPRRADQIIITSATLGFNKRYSMQRFEVTGTLVDNRYMNFDFLDFLGKNYNAAWHWYVTPYLHGRLTSRHSEALNNFANLSGFLNGTNRNLRTLDNYHFDGVLELNRAWHLIGGLDHSIMKNSRLTIQDFNNKVTSVEGGIRYVSSSGGSLTYRVRSGRGEFINRPAPLPEFLFDTRFDEMEHDLRMHWPVTVKTSIEGRIGYLDRKHAHFSQRDFAGFVGDLNISWMPTSKVQVMGGWSRQLSNYQTAPFAFQHSIFERFSSSYIATNRFSIAPTWQITEKTALRVRYDYVLSDFHGAVVPLPTESRSDQMHSGLVALDWRPLNTLYLSAAFHRDHRSSNHRGFGFDSTAGSVSATLNF; this is translated from the coding sequence ATGGCTCAACAGACGACGCCCCATCCCCCCAGGATGGTGCCCGACAAGACTTTCAGCGTGACCGCGGGCACCACATTTACGTATGACAGCAATGTCTTTCGTTTGTCTCCCCTCGTTAATCCGATTGCATTAACCGGCCAACCGCGGAGAGCCGATCAGATCATCATCACGTCTGCAACTCTTGGGTTTAATAAAAGATATTCCATGCAACGCTTCGAGGTAACAGGCACCCTGGTTGATAATCGTTACATGAATTTTGATTTCCTTGATTTTCTCGGAAAAAATTACAACGCGGCCTGGCACTGGTATGTAACCCCTTACCTTCATGGCAGATTGACTAGCCGCCACAGTGAGGCGCTTAACAATTTTGCAAACCTCTCCGGTTTTCTGAATGGCACGAATCGCAACCTACGCACCCTTGACAACTATCATTTCGATGGAGTTCTTGAGCTTAACCGGGCGTGGCATCTCATTGGAGGGCTTGACCATAGCATCATGAAGAACAGCCGCTTAACCATTCAGGATTTCAACAACAAGGTTACCTCGGTGGAGGGGGGAATACGCTATGTCTCCAGTTCCGGCGGCTCGCTCACTTACAGAGTGAGAAGCGGGCGCGGGGAGTTCATCAATCGACCCGCGCCTCTTCCCGAGTTTCTCTTTGATACCCGTTTCGATGAAATGGAGCACGATCTCCGCATGCATTGGCCCGTCACGGTCAAGACCTCCATAGAAGGACGAATCGGCTACCTCGACCGCAAACATGCTCATTTTTCCCAGCGGGACTTCGCCGGCTTCGTGGGCGATCTCAATATAAGTTGGATGCCGACCAGCAAAGTGCAAGTGATGGGAGGATGGTCCAGACAATTATCCAATTATCAGACTGCACCATTTGCCTTTCAGCATTCTATCTTTGAGCGTTTCTCGAGTAGTTACATTGCCACCAATCGCTTCTCGATTGCCCCGACCTGGCAAATCACGGAAAAGACTGCATTGAGGGTGCGCTATGATTATGTTCTCAGTGATTTTCATGGCGCTGTTGTTCCTCTTCCTACAGAGAGCCGGAGCGATCAGATGCATTCCGGTCTGGTTGCTCTCGATTGGCGGCCACTTAACACACTCTACTTAAGCGCCGCTTTTCATCGGGATCATCGCAGTTCCAACCATCGCGGCTTTGGTTTTGACAGCACCGCAGGAAGTGTGTCGGCCACGCTTAATTTTTGA